A stretch of the Stigmatella erecta genome encodes the following:
- the mutY gene encoding A/G-specific adenine glycosylase → MTLDVPALDAGRLAAIRAPLLAWYGRQKRDLPWRRTADPYAIWLSEVMLQQTQVSTVIPYWERFLARFPSVQALAAAPLEDVLAAWKGLGYYSRARNLHRAAQEVTAQFGGRFPSTAKALLTLPGFGRYTAGAVASIAFGEEAPLVDGNVARVLSRLFVVEGLPGDRAREARLWALAGALVKGERPGDFNQALMEHGATVCRPERPLCLLCPVREACLAYQTGRTSELPPAKVRATPKLMTLALAVWPHGDTLLFARRAEKGLFGGLWELPAVEVAPGAPEAEAATRLSEALEVPLTAQGMLGTVKRQLTHRALTLHLLRVTGPQRPSGAAAFHELRWCTPAQASELGMSTAMQRALDAALAKGVLPGVAR, encoded by the coding sequence ATGACCCTGGATGTCCCCGCGCTGGATGCCGGACGGCTTGCCGCCATCCGGGCCCCCCTGCTGGCCTGGTACGGCCGGCAGAAGAGGGATCTCCCCTGGCGCCGCACGGCGGACCCGTACGCCATCTGGCTGAGCGAGGTCATGCTCCAGCAGACGCAGGTGTCCACCGTCATCCCCTACTGGGAGCGGTTCCTCGCGCGCTTTCCCTCGGTGCAGGCCCTGGCGGCGGCGCCGCTGGAGGACGTGCTCGCCGCGTGGAAGGGCCTGGGCTACTACTCGCGGGCGCGCAACCTCCACCGCGCCGCTCAGGAAGTCACCGCCCAGTTCGGCGGACGCTTCCCCTCCACCGCCAAGGCCCTGCTCACCCTGCCCGGCTTTGGCCGCTACACGGCGGGGGCCGTGGCCTCCATCGCCTTCGGGGAAGAGGCGCCCCTGGTGGATGGCAACGTGGCGCGCGTGCTCTCGCGCCTCTTCGTGGTGGAAGGCCTGCCCGGGGACCGGGCGCGGGAGGCCCGCCTCTGGGCCCTGGCCGGTGCGCTGGTGAAGGGCGAGCGGCCCGGGGACTTCAACCAGGCCCTCATGGAGCACGGAGCGACGGTGTGCCGCCCCGAGCGCCCCCTGTGCCTGCTGTGCCCCGTGCGCGAGGCCTGCCTCGCCTACCAGACGGGCCGCACCTCCGAGTTGCCCCCCGCCAAGGTCCGCGCCACCCCCAAGCTGATGACGCTCGCGCTCGCGGTGTGGCCCCACGGGGACACGCTCCTGTTCGCCCGGCGCGCGGAGAAGGGGCTCTTCGGCGGGCTGTGGGAACTGCCCGCGGTGGAGGTGGCACCCGGCGCGCCCGAGGCCGAGGCCGCCACGCGCCTCTCGGAGGCCCTGGAAGTCCCCCTCACCGCCCAGGGCATGCTCGGCACGGTGAAGCGCCAGCTCACCCACCGCGCGCTCACCCTGCACCTGCTGCGGGTCACCGGTCCCCAGCGGCCGTCGGGGGCCGCGGCCTTCCACGAGCTTCGCTGGTGCACGCCCGCCCAGGCCTCGGAGCTGGGAATGAGCACCGCCATGCAGCGGGCGCTCGACGCCGCGCTCGCGAAGGGCGTGCTCCCCGGTGTCGCTCGCTGA
- a CDS encoding DUF2934 domain-containing protein, with amino-acid sequence MARQNAKASNSPSKEPQKAAPKEALKEAPKTAATPAPEPTRSAPTEEQIARRAYEIYQARGGEHGSNEQDWYQAERELRLGRQ; translated from the coding sequence GTGGCCCGGCAAAACGCCAAAGCGTCGAACTCGCCCAGCAAAGAGCCCCAGAAGGCAGCGCCCAAGGAGGCACTGAAGGAGGCTCCGAAGACCGCGGCCACGCCGGCGCCCGAGCCCACCCGCAGCGCGCCCACCGAGGAGCAGATCGCCCGCCGCGCCTATGAAATCTACCAGGCCCGGGGCGGCGAGCACGGCAGCAACGAGCAGGACTGGTACCAGGCCGAGCGCGAGCTGCGGCTCGGGCGCCAGTAA
- a CDS encoding AAA family ATPase, with protein sequence MKLTRLKVHQYRAVPPGTELVFGPSLNLILGENGTGRTALLELISAALISDFSALLHEEFSLEYGLTVLGMELDIVARNVPGGAPPDPAALVLRHAPRASRALEPLLEATLRLDAPACSLRMRATASGLFCEVDGQSAYARTMDWSPLDRSVWTLLFMTAQYLERELKDRLKEFLRRTFLLAPWRFDESLGTFARIGDSRFALEMRNDEVFPLGLMALPTWMPGWLRHHVERGPLADALEFRHDELAQSFLAKFVALAGFTSGLLRVEVLDKRTYENGGRVGFGQFTFLFTRPDGTSLSQEALGYGQKRLLAFLYYLDVHEDFVIADELANGLHPRWAEACLQELGPRQSFLTSQNPLLPEHLSFRSAEDVHASLVVCRPGLRWENPPRELAGRLFAAYQQGTRPVGELLRAHGMW encoded by the coding sequence ATGAAGCTCACGCGCCTCAAGGTCCACCAGTACCGGGCCGTGCCCCCGGGCACCGAGCTCGTCTTCGGTCCATCGCTCAACCTCATCCTGGGCGAGAACGGCACCGGCCGGACGGCCCTGCTGGAGCTGATCTCCGCCGCCCTCATCTCCGACTTCTCGGCGCTCCTGCACGAGGAGTTTTCCCTGGAATACGGGCTGACGGTGCTGGGCATGGAGCTGGACATCGTGGCGCGGAACGTTCCTGGCGGCGCCCCCCCGGATCCGGCGGCCCTGGTGCTCCGCCATGCCCCCCGGGCCTCGCGCGCCCTGGAGCCCCTGCTGGAGGCCACCCTGCGGCTCGACGCGCCTGCGTGCTCGCTTCGGATGCGCGCCACCGCCTCGGGGCTCTTCTGCGAGGTGGATGGCCAGTCCGCCTATGCGCGGACCATGGACTGGTCCCCGCTGGACCGCTCCGTGTGGACGCTGCTGTTCATGACGGCCCAGTACCTGGAGCGGGAGCTGAAGGACCGGCTCAAGGAGTTCCTGCGCCGCACCTTCCTGCTGGCCCCCTGGCGGTTCGATGAATCGCTGGGGACCTTCGCCCGGATTGGTGACAGCCGGTTCGCCCTGGAGATGCGCAACGACGAGGTGTTTCCCCTGGGGCTGATGGCCCTGCCCACGTGGATGCCCGGCTGGCTGCGCCACCACGTGGAGCGAGGCCCCCTGGCCGATGCGCTCGAGTTCCGCCACGACGAGCTCGCCCAGAGCTTCCTGGCGAAGTTCGTGGCCCTGGCGGGCTTTACCTCGGGACTGCTCCGGGTGGAGGTGCTGGACAAGCGCACGTACGAGAACGGCGGGCGGGTGGGCTTCGGCCAGTTCACCTTCCTCTTCACCCGGCCGGACGGCACGTCCCTCTCCCAGGAGGCCCTGGGGTACGGGCAAAAGCGGCTGCTGGCGTTCCTCTACTACCTGGACGTGCACGAGGACTTCGTCATCGCCGATGAGCTCGCCAACGGCCTCCACCCCCGCTGGGCCGAGGCGTGCCTCCAGGAGCTGGGCCCCCGGCAGTCCTTCCTGACCAGTCAGAACCCGCTGCTGCCCGAGCACCTCTCTTTCCGCTCCGCCGAGGACGTCCACGCCTCGCTCGTGGTCTGCCGCCCGGGGCTCCGCTGGGAGAATCCCCCCCGGGAGCTGGCCGGGCGGCTCTTCGCCGCGTATCAGCAGGGCACACGCCCGGTGGGAGAGCTGCTGCGGGCGCACGGGATGTGGTGA